A stretch of Lujinxingia sediminis DNA encodes these proteins:
- a CDS encoding SURF1 family protein, whose translation MSSRRFKAPGVVATLFALLGLALLLWLGTWQSIRYQEKSAAETQRDALADAEPHHITSLDGLNSGELDFHPVTLQGVFAPEPAFLIKHRVFEGKPGYWLVSPLILQSGDAVLVNRGWVPYEEGETIASSIIASSEEETLHGLVHFLDRVVADDATRQAVESGEREGSIILWDSYDTEGMRRAIDAPTPTRAVIVTLAEEHSGAPYPFASYAHITEPYLSAEKHFGYALTWYSLAVALIAIYLAAGFGLLRASPMAPREDGRIETRS comes from the coding sequence ATGTCATCCCGTCGATTTAAAGCTCCGGGGGTCGTCGCCACGCTCTTCGCCCTTTTGGGGCTGGCACTCCTGCTATGGCTCGGAACCTGGCAGAGCATCCGTTACCAGGAGAAGTCAGCGGCCGAGACTCAACGCGACGCGTTGGCCGACGCCGAGCCGCATCACATCACATCTCTGGACGGCCTCAACAGCGGCGAGTTGGATTTTCACCCGGTGACGCTCCAGGGTGTGTTTGCACCGGAGCCGGCGTTTCTGATCAAGCACCGGGTGTTCGAGGGTAAACCCGGCTACTGGCTTGTCAGCCCGCTGATACTGCAGAGCGGAGACGCCGTGCTGGTGAACCGCGGGTGGGTTCCGTATGAAGAGGGCGAAACCATTGCATCTTCGATCATCGCCAGCAGCGAAGAAGAAACCCTTCACGGGCTGGTCCACTTCCTCGACCGTGTGGTGGCCGATGATGCGACGCGGCAGGCGGTTGAGAGCGGTGAACGTGAGGGCTCGATCATCCTGTGGGACTCCTACGACACGGAAGGTATGCGCCGCGCTATTGACGCGCCGACTCCCACGCGCGCGGTCATTGTTACTCTGGCTGAGGAGCACTCCGGCGCCCCATACCCGTTCGCCAGCTACGCGCACATCACTGAACCCTACCTCAGCGCAGAGAAACACTTTGGTTACGCGCTTACCTGGTACAGCCTGGCGGTCGCCCTGATCGCGATTTACCTTGCCGCAGGGTTTGGACTGCTCAGGGCGAGTCCGATGGCACCACGCGAAGACGGCCGGATTGAAACCAGGTCCTGA
- a CDS encoding biosynthetic peptidoglycan transglycosylase: protein MSNDTAGGAGGRSSAGRLPKIVGGALIALLLLGVGAWLMAPKMARRVLDSQLERVEARSGLAITSGTLETRGLSGVTLRDLKVVIPGEDVPVVAIDQADVSLGLLAALKGDRAISAMTLSGVRMELSYDEEDRHTLTRILALGGEDSSGEESVAAETPRDLEALAARIQDNVLRHFGGRFPQVEVRDLHIGFSDRKTPSRWPLTRLQTELATLESGETQAPFEAEFHLTPNADHALDLPNTISLSGALALPLTRSSVDISFSEALRARAPAPYDFIDVSLNGVAITDDFGVALRDVTVRNRLEPGDEPMFEAALASLALEGWPARPSDVALQELRVERPHLRLNYAAHGASNLGDLDALLRRGVAKHSVRTAREVAEELAERATANSEGDDTAELPADPMDSEEMAGSARTRSAEVRTGPSMREWLTERLPQRVNVSDVTIEVVDPRPHPGLNAPLQRFALREGQLDVDHRPIQGQIELKAIARIEGADPPARVDVALNLPYRKGGWEAKIDVEELELSQLAQLGGQRVASRLFGGRVNATLDLGEGDHRGHTSFEGMFALDGFRAFLSPVAAAPIELGEASLALKGYHDPKAAIPAARLLKASAEPNDPELPDDGEAASEDDLAAPPERGAFVIEEGKARHREASANFQLAIYGFDGLERRPNRLDLTIEMEPTPVQNLVDAIPSAILGPLAGMRLSGTFGWNFAMEVPLYDAGSMQWEATPELLNLEVKHLPEDVDVYKLFDRFRHTIEDTWEVKEYRRRRTLTYRRDVIIPKMRPTPAPWLVENAGIPLAKLDHRRRNRGWPEVPQWFPGLGIPRHAISSPEYWLTQHATSQAAPLPWTRRAKPVSALESFFGEWTPQPSPDVPRWEAPSASYRNRLEVTIDAERYGDYVYVPLHHISPYMVRAILTTEDNSFFDHPGFNFYAIKQSVAANLRAGRFVRGASTISMQLAKNLFLDREKVLARKFQEATLVWLMESVADIPKERLLEIYLNIIEYGPGVFGIHEAAVHYFGKRPDELSIGEVAWLVSIIPGPKRYHSYYERGEISSSWFRRMGRYIRAMEARERITPEEMELALAEPPAFHIPQDGEPIFRADYERENPPPPPEVPEGTGEGAEELGAEPTPGPTEDRGFMQLFD, encoded by the coding sequence ATGAGCAACGATACTGCTGGCGGCGCCGGCGGCCGGAGCAGCGCCGGCAGGCTTCCGAAAATCGTGGGGGGCGCGCTCATCGCACTGCTCCTCCTGGGGGTGGGCGCCTGGCTGATGGCCCCGAAGATGGCAAGGCGCGTGCTCGATTCCCAGCTGGAACGGGTGGAAGCACGCAGCGGCCTGGCGATCACCAGCGGCACCCTGGAGACGCGCGGCCTGAGCGGCGTGACCTTGCGCGATCTTAAGGTGGTGATTCCCGGAGAGGACGTGCCGGTGGTTGCCATCGACCAGGCGGACGTGTCCCTGGGGCTGCTCGCAGCCCTCAAAGGGGATCGCGCCATCAGCGCGATGACCCTCAGCGGGGTCCGCATGGAGCTGAGCTACGATGAAGAAGACCGCCATACACTGACACGCATTCTGGCGTTAGGAGGCGAAGATAGCTCCGGCGAAGAGAGCGTCGCTGCCGAGACGCCCCGCGATCTTGAGGCGCTGGCTGCGCGCATTCAGGACAACGTGTTGCGCCACTTTGGCGGACGCTTTCCGCAGGTCGAAGTACGCGACCTGCACATCGGGTTCAGCGATCGCAAGACGCCATCGCGCTGGCCACTGACACGGCTTCAAACCGAGCTGGCCACCCTGGAGAGCGGTGAGACGCAAGCCCCCTTTGAGGCTGAGTTCCACCTGACTCCGAACGCCGACCATGCGCTGGACCTGCCAAACACAATCAGTCTCAGCGGTGCACTGGCGCTGCCGCTGACCCGAAGCTCGGTAGACATAAGCTTCTCCGAGGCACTTCGGGCCCGGGCCCCCGCCCCCTACGACTTTATCGACGTGAGCCTTAACGGTGTGGCGATCACCGATGACTTCGGTGTGGCGCTGCGCGATGTGACGGTGCGCAATCGACTTGAACCTGGCGATGAACCGATGTTTGAAGCGGCGCTGGCCAGCCTGGCGCTGGAGGGATGGCCGGCTCGCCCGAGCGACGTCGCGCTGCAGGAGCTTCGCGTGGAGCGCCCGCATCTGCGCCTGAACTACGCCGCTCATGGGGCTTCAAACCTGGGCGATCTCGACGCCCTCTTACGCCGCGGTGTCGCGAAGCATAGCGTGCGCACCGCCCGGGAGGTGGCCGAGGAACTTGCCGAGCGCGCCACGGCAAACTCCGAGGGCGATGACACCGCCGAGCTTCCCGCTGACCCCATGGATTCAGAAGAGATGGCGGGCTCGGCGCGTACTCGCAGTGCCGAAGTACGCACCGGACCCTCGATGCGTGAATGGCTCACCGAGAGGTTGCCCCAGCGCGTCAACGTAAGCGACGTGACCATCGAGGTGGTTGACCCCAGGCCCCACCCCGGGCTCAACGCTCCGCTGCAGCGCTTCGCGTTACGAGAAGGTCAGCTTGATGTCGATCACCGGCCTATCCAGGGGCAGATTGAGCTCAAGGCCATCGCTCGCATCGAGGGCGCTGATCCTCCCGCGCGCGTCGATGTTGCGCTCAACCTTCCTTACCGGAAGGGAGGCTGGGAGGCTAAAATCGACGTCGAAGAACTGGAACTCTCCCAGCTCGCGCAGCTCGGAGGTCAACGCGTCGCCAGCCGACTTTTCGGAGGTCGGGTTAACGCCACCCTCGATCTCGGCGAGGGTGATCACCGCGGTCACACCTCCTTTGAAGGTATGTTTGCGCTGGACGGGTTTCGTGCCTTTTTAAGCCCCGTAGCCGCAGCCCCCATCGAGCTTGGCGAAGCCAGCCTTGCGCTCAAGGGCTACCACGATCCGAAGGCCGCCATCCCGGCAGCGCGTCTGCTCAAAGCGTCTGCTGAACCGAACGATCCCGAGCTGCCGGATGACGGGGAAGCAGCGTCAGAAGATGACCTTGCCGCCCCGCCTGAACGCGGAGCCTTCGTCATTGAGGAGGGCAAGGCCCGCCACCGCGAAGCAAGCGCAAACTTCCAGCTGGCGATCTACGGTTTTGACGGCCTGGAGCGCCGTCCCAACCGCCTCGATCTAACCATCGAGATGGAGCCCACGCCGGTACAGAACCTCGTGGACGCGATCCCCTCCGCTATCCTCGGACCGCTGGCCGGAATGCGCCTATCGGGCACCTTCGGCTGGAACTTTGCCATGGAAGTCCCGCTCTACGACGCCGGAAGCATGCAGTGGGAAGCGACCCCCGAGTTGCTCAACCTGGAGGTCAAACATCTGCCGGAAGACGTCGACGTCTACAAACTCTTCGATCGCTTCAGGCACACCATCGAGGACACCTGGGAGGTGAAGGAGTATCGCCGCAGGCGCACGTTGACCTACCGACGCGACGTTATCATCCCGAAGATGCGCCCTACCCCGGCCCCCTGGCTTGTCGAAAACGCCGGCATCCCGCTCGCAAAACTCGACCATCGCCGTCGCAATCGCGGCTGGCCTGAAGTCCCGCAGTGGTTCCCGGGGCTGGGCATTCCCCGCCACGCCATCAGCTCCCCTGAGTACTGGCTTACCCAACACGCCACCTCGCAGGCCGCCCCGCTGCCCTGGACACGCCGTGCCAAACCGGTCAGTGCGCTCGAGTCGTTCTTTGGCGAGTGGACTCCGCAGCCTTCTCCCGACGTTCCACGCTGGGAGGCGCCTTCGGCGTCGTACCGCAACCGGCTCGAAGTGACGATCGACGCCGAGCGCTACGGCGACTACGTCTACGTTCCTCTTCATCACATCTCGCCCTATATGGTGCGGGCGATCCTGACGACCGAAGACAACTCCTTTTTCGATCACCCCGGCTTCAACTTCTACGCCATCAAACAATCGGTCGCCGCCAACCTGCGGGCCGGACGTTTTGTGCGCGGGGCGAGCACCATCTCGATGCAGCTGGCCAAAAACCTCTTTTTGGACCGCGAAAAAGTACTCGCCCGCAAGTTCCAGGAGGCCACACTGGTCTGGCTGATGGAGAGCGTCGCCGACATCCCCAAAGAGCGACTGCTGGAGATCTACCTCAACATCATCGAATACGGCCCGGGCGTCTTTGGCATCCATGAGGCCGCGGTGCACTACTTTGGCAAACGCCCCGATGAGCTGAGCATTGGCGAGGTAGCCTGGCTTGTGAGCATCATCCCCGGGCCCAAGCGCTACCACTCCTACTACGAGCGCGGCGAGATCTCGTCGTCGTGGTTCCGTCGCATGGGACGTTATATTCGTGCCATGGAGGCGCGCGAGCGCATCACCCCCGAAGAGATGGAGCTG
- a CDS encoding adenine phosphoribosyltransferase — protein sequence MSDLASKVSSTLRDVPDFPKEGIIFKDITPVLADGMLFREIIEAWRQRYASQNISAIVGIESRGFIFGAALAHALGVGLTLVRKPGKLPYSRIGVDYTLEYGTDRVEMHTDALAPGERVVVVDDLLATGGTCGATVALVQQLGGVVVECAFLVELGFLEGAKRLHGVPHHALTVF from the coding sequence ATGTCTGATCTCGCCAGCAAAGTTAGCAGCACACTGCGCGATGTGCCCGACTTCCCCAAAGAGGGAATCATCTTTAAAGACATCACCCCGGTCCTGGCCGACGGCATGCTCTTTCGAGAAATCATCGAGGCCTGGCGGCAGCGTTACGCGTCCCAGAACATCAGTGCCATTGTCGGCATTGAGAGCCGCGGCTTTATCTTCGGAGCAGCCCTGGCTCATGCCCTTGGCGTGGGGCTGACCCTGGTGCGTAAGCCCGGGAAACTTCCCTACAGCCGCATCGGCGTCGACTACACCCTGGAGTACGGCACGGACCGGGTGGAGATGCACACCGATGCGCTGGCACCGGGTGAGCGCGTGGTGGTGGTCGATGATTTGTTGGCCACCGGAGGCACCTGTGGTGCCACCGTCGCCCTGGTGCAGCAGCTGGGCGGGGTGGTCGTCGAGTGCGCCTTCCTGGTGGAGCTGGGCTTTCTGGAAGGCGCGAAGCGCCTTCATGGTGTGCCTCATCACGCGCTGACCGTCTTCTGA
- the surE gene encoding 5'/3'-nucleotidase SurE — protein MTRPLILVSNDDGIDAPGIAILADAMRALGEVWVVAPATEQSAVSGAISLRQPLRIDERAPQQLAVSGTPTDCVYIALNHALPRRPALCVSGINHGANLGDDVLYSGTVAAAIEATLSDVPSIAFSQAGRGGMKAELLARWVQRIAAAALREGMPRASFLNVNFPPELNAASSVRVSKLGRRNYGRQVVAKEDPRHLPYFWLGGSELGFDDMPGSDCNAVAEGHISLSPVDLDLTHYRFLNELRQWDELQPHAEPRPEDSPGDSDV, from the coding sequence GTGACGCGCCCCCTGATTCTCGTCTCCAACGACGACGGCATTGATGCCCCCGGCATCGCCATACTCGCCGATGCGATGCGCGCGCTCGGGGAGGTCTGGGTAGTGGCCCCGGCCACCGAGCAGAGCGCGGTGAGTGGGGCGATTAGCCTGCGCCAGCCACTGCGCATCGACGAGCGTGCGCCTCAGCAACTGGCCGTCAGCGGTACGCCTACCGACTGTGTCTATATCGCGCTCAACCATGCGTTGCCACGCAGGCCTGCATTATGTGTCAGCGGCATCAATCACGGGGCCAACCTGGGTGATGACGTCCTCTACAGCGGAACCGTGGCTGCCGCCATCGAGGCGACGCTCTCCGATGTGCCTTCCATTGCGTTTAGCCAGGCCGGTCGCGGCGGAATGAAGGCCGAGTTGCTCGCACGCTGGGTACAACGCATCGCCGCCGCTGCCCTGCGAGAAGGCATGCCCCGCGCATCCTTTCTCAACGTGAACTTTCCCCCCGAGCTGAACGCCGCCTCCAGCGTACGTGTGAGCAAGCTGGGCCGACGCAACTACGGGCGTCAGGTCGTTGCCAAAGAAGATCCGCGTCACCTCCCCTATTTCTGGCTGGGTGGCTCCGAGCTGGGGTTTGATGATATGCCCGGCAGCGATTGCAATGCGGTGGCCGAGGGACATATCAGCTTAAGCCCTGTCGACCTCGATCTGACCCATTACCGATTCCTCAACGAGCTGCGTCAGTGGGACGAGCTCCAACCTCACGCCGAGCCCCGGCCCGAAGACTCCCCTGGAGATAGTGATGTCTGA
- a CDS encoding cytochrome c oxidase subunit 3, translating into MASQNASLAADSMVGEESLGVTNGKLGMWAFLVMDAMTFAGLLAGYARLRWTPGSDWPLPIEAFGFTGIQLTALNTFILICSSVSMVHVLAEQMRGNMERARKWMLFTIVGGLIFLGIQGFEWTHLIMDMWPYLFDEGYEAAYSVNFAATFFILTGFHGLHVSVGVIYNVIIYLGLRSGKITKDDTSVVEIAGLYWHFVDLVWILVFTFVYLI; encoded by the coding sequence ATGGCATCACAAAACGCCTCCCTTGCGGCAGACTCCATGGTCGGTGAAGAGTCGTTGGGTGTAACCAACGGCAAGCTGGGCATGTGGGCATTTCTGGTCATGGACGCCATGACCTTTGCCGGCCTGCTGGCCGGCTACGCCCGCCTGCGCTGGACTCCGGGCAGTGACTGGCCGCTTCCTATCGAAGCGTTCGGATTCACAGGCATCCAGCTCACCGCGCTCAACACCTTCATCCTGATTTGCTCCAGCGTCTCGATGGTCCACGTCCTCGCCGAGCAGATGCGTGGCAACATGGAGCGTGCCCGGAAGTGGATGCTCTTCACGATCGTCGGCGGGCTTATCTTCCTGGGCATCCAGGGCTTTGAGTGGACCCACCTGATCATGGATATGTGGCCCTACCTCTTCGATGAGGGCTACGAGGCCGCCTACAGCGTGAACTTCGCGGCGACCTTCTTCATCCTGACCGGCTTCCACGGCCTGCACGTCTCGGTCGGTGTGATCTACAACGTGATCATCTACCTGGGTCTTCGCAGCGGAAAGATCACCAAAGACGACACCTCTGTTGTTGAGATCGCCGGGCTCTACTGGCACTTCGTTGACCTGGTGTGGATTCTGGTCTTCACCTTCGTCTACCTGATTTAA
- the ctaD gene encoding cytochrome c oxidase subunit I has protein sequence MEIKAKGYLSPLSEEAKTSLWVYLKEWMCTTDAKRIGVLYLIFATFMAIWGGILSVIIRLELAQAGPDIITDAAFYNALPGMHATAMIFFFIIPAFTGVANFIVPIQIGAPDMAFPKLNLAAFWILPPAAILTFAGFFMNSLPEFGWTAYPPLSNSVYSPIWGADFWVVGLILVGVSSTLGAVNFLATVFNMRCKGMKMFQLPLFTWAMTVTSFLILAATPVLTSALLMLTFERMFPGVFYFFNPAGGGDPILYQHLFWFYSHPAVYIMILPGFGMVSEVIQVFSRKHIFGYVLMVWSMIAIAVLGFLVWAHHMFATGIALEIRVGFMFLTMLIAVPTGIKIFSWLATMWGGSIKFDTPMLFAAAFLAMFTIGGLSGVVVAAVPVDIQLHDTYYVVAHIHYVLVAGSLMTAFAGVYFWFPKMTGRFYNELLGKVHFWLTAIFINVTFFIQHWLGMKGMPRRYYDYDPAFELANLISSVGSVVLFLAQFIFIANMLWSWRKGKVAEDNAWKDGFTLEWQITSPPDHHNFHHEPYWKPLVRQHVGPDQPGGLWHRYDD, from the coding sequence ATGGAAATCAAGGCCAAAGGTTACCTGTCTCCTCTCTCCGAAGAGGCCAAGACCTCCCTGTGGGTCTACCTCAAGGAATGGATGTGCACGACGGACGCCAAGCGTATCGGGGTGCTCTATCTTATCTTCGCCACCTTTATGGCGATCTGGGGCGGCATCCTCTCAGTCATCATCCGTTTGGAGCTCGCCCAGGCCGGCCCGGACATCATCACCGACGCGGCGTTCTACAATGCGCTGCCGGGGATGCACGCCACGGCGATGATCTTCTTCTTTATCATCCCGGCGTTTACCGGCGTGGCCAACTTCATTGTACCGATTCAGATCGGTGCGCCTGACATGGCCTTCCCCAAGCTCAACCTGGCCGCGTTCTGGATCCTGCCTCCGGCTGCGATTCTGACCTTCGCCGGCTTTTTCATGAACAGCCTCCCGGAGTTCGGCTGGACGGCCTACCCGCCCCTCTCCAACTCGGTGTACTCGCCGATCTGGGGTGCGGACTTCTGGGTTGTAGGCCTGATTCTGGTCGGGGTGAGCTCGACCCTGGGTGCGGTGAACTTCCTTGCGACCGTCTTCAACATGCGCTGCAAGGGCATGAAGATGTTCCAACTGCCGCTCTTCACCTGGGCGATGACGGTCACCAGCTTCCTGATTCTGGCGGCTACTCCGGTGCTTACCAGCGCGCTGCTGATGCTGACCTTTGAGCGCATGTTCCCGGGCGTGTTCTACTTCTTCAACCCGGCCGGTGGCGGTGACCCGATCCTCTACCAGCACCTCTTCTGGTTCTACTCCCACCCGGCCGTCTACATCATGATTCTGCCCGGCTTCGGCATGGTCAGTGAGGTCATCCAGGTCTTCAGCCGCAAGCACATCTTCGGTTACGTCCTGATGGTCTGGTCGATGATCGCCATCGCCGTGCTCGGCTTCCTGGTCTGGGCCCACCACATGTTCGCCACGGGCATCGCGCTTGAGATTCGTGTCGGCTTTATGTTCCTGACGATGCTGATCGCCGTGCCCACGGGTATCAAGATCTTCAGCTGGCTGGCCACAATGTGGGGCGGCTCGATCAAGTTTGACACTCCGATGCTCTTCGCCGCGGCTTTCCTGGCGATGTTCACCATCGGCGGTCTCTCCGGCGTCGTTGTTGCCGCAGTTCCCGTTGATATCCAGCTCCACGACACCTACTACGTTGTCGCCCACATTCACTACGTACTCGTGGCCGGTTCGCTGATGACCGCCTTCGCCGGCGTCTATTTCTGGTTCCCCAAGATGACGGGCCGCTTCTACAACGAGCTCCTCGGCAAGGTGCACTTCTGGCTCACCGCGATCTTCATCAACGTGACCTTCTTCATCCAGCACTGGCTGGGCATGAAGGGGATGCCGCGCCGCTACTACGACTACGACCCGGCGTTTGAGCTCGCCAACCTGATCTCCTCGGTCGGTTCGGTGGTGCTCTTCCTGGCTCAGTTCATCTTCATCGCCAACATGCTCTGGAGCTGGCGCAAGGGTAAGGTGGCCGAAGACAACGCCTGGAAGGACGGCTTCACCCTGGAGTGGCAGATCACCTCGCCGCCCGACCATCACAACTTCCATCACGAGCCCTACTGGAAGCCGCTTGTCCGCCAGCACGTCGGCCCCGACCAGCCCGGCGGCCTGTGGCATCGCTACGACGACTGA
- a CDS encoding heme o synthase: protein MQGVQRFLFLAREFAQLTKPGILRLLVITQFCTMLVAAGGVPDVWTAIWATVGTVMICGSANTINMVWDQDIDGLMGRTAHRPLVVGSIKPVHALIFSGALGLSAVLILTFLVNPLAALMGIAGHAYYAVIYTMWLKRSTPQNIVIGGAAGAFPALIGWAAVTGELSVTAWLIFAIVFFWTPPHFWALALYKDVEYGKANVPMMPNVRGHHTTKLQMLVYMLLLLGTSLALSLTGDLGLIYLVAAVVLGAGFTYCCIRAAFDTSDYWAKRTFAFSIIYLGLLFAAMSFDSLQTHYFTERHYLAAIERDADRIRAEQDIDEIRRLHNAASAPVLTSTP, encoded by the coding sequence ATGCAAGGCGTTCAACGTTTTCTATTTCTGGCGCGCGAGTTTGCGCAGCTGACCAAGCCGGGCATTCTTCGCCTGCTGGTGATCACCCAGTTCTGCACGATGCTTGTCGCCGCAGGCGGCGTCCCCGATGTGTGGACTGCGATCTGGGCCACGGTGGGTACCGTTATGATTTGCGGTAGCGCCAACACCATCAACATGGTCTGGGACCAGGACATCGATGGCCTGATGGGACGCACCGCCCACCGCCCCCTGGTGGTGGGAAGCATCAAACCGGTGCATGCGCTGATCTTCTCGGGTGCCTTAGGGTTGAGCGCGGTCTTGATTCTGACCTTCCTGGTCAACCCGCTCGCTGCGCTCATGGGGATCGCCGGCCACGCTTATTATGCAGTCATCTACACGATGTGGCTCAAGCGTAGCACGCCGCAGAACATCGTCATCGGTGGAGCCGCAGGCGCCTTCCCCGCGCTGATCGGCTGGGCAGCGGTTACCGGTGAATTGAGCGTAACGGCCTGGCTTATCTTCGCGATTGTCTTCTTCTGGACCCCGCCCCACTTCTGGGCGCTGGCGCTCTACAAAGACGTCGAATACGGCAAAGCCAATGTGCCGATGATGCCCAATGTGCGGGGCCATCACACCACCAAGTTGCAGATGCTCGTCTACATGCTGCTTCTCCTGGGTACTTCGCTGGCTTTGAGCCTGACCGGAGATCTCGGGCTGATTTACCTGGTTGCCGCCGTGGTGCTTGGCGCCGGGTTCACCTACTGCTGCATTCGCGCTGCGTTTGATACCTCGGATTACTGGGCCAAACGCACCTTCGCGTTCTCCATCATCTACCTGGGACTGCTTTTCGCGGCGATGTCCTTCGACAGCCTGCAGACCCACTACTTCACCGAGCGTCATTACCTGGCGGCGATCGAGCGCGATGCCGATCGTATCCGCGCGGAGCAGGATATCGATGAGATTCGACGCCTGCATAACGCGGCGTCAGCCCCCGTACTGACCTCGACCCCCTGA
- a CDS encoding cytochrome c oxidase assembly protein — protein sequence MASSPHNVATAEMAERNARLGKWFIGVIVGMFLLGFASIPLYRWVCAQTDPGGSAYFNGEADSYEGVVVDESRQVRVRFATNVERQLPWSFDVGEKHVTVHPGEKRLVSFTAFNEAPFPIKGKAVYDINPPEAAPYFKKIECFCFVEQTIDGESKYDMPLLFWFDPELPEHVTEVTLAYTFFSADSSMTRASREY from the coding sequence ATGGCGAGTTCACCGCATAACGTTGCTACCGCGGAGATGGCCGAACGAAACGCCAGACTCGGCAAATGGTTTATCGGCGTCATCGTCGGAATGTTTCTTCTCGGCTTTGCCTCGATCCCGCTCTATCGCTGGGTCTGTGCGCAGACTGACCCGGGTGGGTCGGCCTACTTCAACGGTGAGGCAGATTCCTACGAGGGCGTCGTTGTCGATGAGAGCCGTCAGGTCCGGGTTCGCTTTGCCACCAACGTCGAACGCCAACTGCCCTGGTCCTTTGACGTTGGCGAGAAGCACGTCACGGTGCATCCCGGCGAAAAGCGCCTTGTCAGCTTTACTGCCTTCAATGAGGCCCCCTTCCCGATCAAAGGAAAGGCCGTCTACGACATCAATCCCCCCGAGGCGGCACCCTACTTCAAGAAGATCGAGTGCTTCTGCTTCGTCGAGCAGACCATCGATGGCGAGTCGAAATACGACATGCCGCTCCTCTTCTGGTTTGACCCGGAGTTGCCCGAGCACGTCACCGAGGTGACGCTGGCGTATACCTTCTTCAGCGCAGACAGCTCGATGACCCGCGCGAGTCGAGAGTATTGA
- a CDS encoding cytochrome C oxidase subunit IV family protein — MASHDATSDPNEGWGWGFDFLYSQYMWVWLALLILTLVEVVIPEPEIIGLSFQFSRPFVVISLIGLALVKTWMVAWYYMHLIAERPSIILIACAPFMFSLFLTIGIFPWNGG; from the coding sequence ATGGCTTCTCACGACGCAACGAGTGATCCGAACGAGGGCTGGGGCTGGGGATTTGACTTCCTCTACAGCCAGTACATGTGGGTTTGGCTGGCGCTGCTCATCCTGACGCTGGTTGAGGTGGTGATCCCTGAGCCGGAGATCATCGGCCTGAGCTTTCAGTTCTCGCGTCCCTTTGTAGTGATCTCCCTTATCGGCCTGGCGCTGGTAAAAACTTGGATGGTCGCCTGGTACTACATGCACCTGATCGCCGAGCGCCCCTCGATCATTCTGATCGCCTGCGCGCCCTTTATGTTCTCGCTCTTCCTGACCATTGGCATCTTCCCGTGGAACGGAGGCTGA